Proteins co-encoded in one Phycodurus eques isolate BA_2022a chromosome 21, UOR_Pequ_1.1, whole genome shotgun sequence genomic window:
- the en2a gene encoding homeobox protein engrailed-2a, whose amino-acid sequence MEENERGSRDESAESNRAILPLLQVQGGNAQNPHRVTNFFIDNILRPDFGRKKDTGANHQHRRGESILSPPPPLPPPPPPPPESLGSPAAPQTEPVGSTVPTEGTSTPHADKPAIAAEEPLKARGESGDQCLSSDSDSSQASSNAAPAQQPMLWPAWVYCTRYSDRPSSGPRSRKPKKSTSKEDKRPRTAFTAEQLQRLKTEFQTNRYLTEQRRQNLAQELGLNESQIKIWFQNKRAKIKKANGSKNTLALHLMAQGLYNHATVTKDDKSDSD is encoded by the exons ATGGAAGAGAACGAGCGCGGCAGCAGAGACGAGTCGGCGGAATCGAACAGAGCCATCCTGCCTCTGCTGCAGGTGCAAGGGGGCAACGCGCAGAACCCGCACCGGGTCACCAACTTCTTCATCGACAACATTCTGAGGCCGGATTTCGGACGCAAAAAGGACACCGGAGCGAACCACCAGCACCGCCGCGGGGAAAGTATTTTGTCGCCCCCGCCGCCGCTGCCGCCtccgccgcctccgccgccgGAGAGCCTCGGCAGTCCGGCGGCGCCTCAGACCGAGCCGGTGGGCAGCACGGTGCCCACGGAGGGCACCTCCACGCCGCACGCGGACAAGCCAGCCATAGCCGCCGAGGAGCCCCTGAAAGCCCGCGGGGAGAGCGGAGACCAGTGCCTAAGCTCGGACTCGGACAGTTCCCAAGCCAGCTCCAACGCAGCCCCGGCCCAGCAGCCCATGCTGTGGCCCGCCTGGGTGTACTGCACCCGCTACTCGGACAGGCCCTCTTCAG GTCCGAGATCCCGCAAACCAAAGAAGAGCACCAGTAAGGAGGACAAGCGACCACGCACGGCCTTCACCGCGGAGCAGCTGCAGAGACTCAAGACCGAGTTCCAGACCAACCGCTACCTGACCGAGCAGCGGCGCCAGAACCTGGCCCAGGAACTGGGCCTGAACGAGTCCCAGATTAAGATCTGGTTCCAGAACAAGCGCGCCAAGATCAAAAAGGCCAACGGGAGCAAGAACACACTGGCCCTGCACCTGATGGCGCAGGGCCTCTACAACCACGCCACCGTCACCAAGGACGACAAATCCGACAGCGACTGA